In Lonchura striata isolate bLonStr1 chromosome 18, bLonStr1.mat, whole genome shotgun sequence, one genomic interval encodes:
- the C18H12orf43 gene encoding protein CUSTOS gives MKVGYEGRCWTTAPGMRCGRTTAPGTRCGRTTAPSVPRACKMAAPRGVSGPDSDTGSDSDSGGEAAARFREAAWDCTALAAARAEPCGGGFRKDRLQPKDQPSLRREAIGREEGDNELQTTPEFRAHVAKKLGTMLDSVITVLKDSSGPSQTWLAQSDSEDDGFRLFSSSVPGDCGKPEPCPAARRRRPVSSSDTDSEQEWQRCQEAAVSAADILKQSAFPAWSQGSSQDQSQSYVEPNQKKKKKKKKKKMRRDNNIQEKIIDPAECDQICKDLPRLVSANGQQERQNSHHRENSVLPGAVKKKKKKKKE, from the exons ATGAAAGTCGGGTACGAGGGACGGTGTTGGACTACAGCTCCCGGCATGCGCTGCGGCCGGACTACAGCTCCCGGCACGCGCTGCGGCCGTACCACAGCGCCCAGCGTGCCCCGCGCCTGCAAGATGGCGGCGCCCAGGGGCGTCTCGGGCCCGGACAGCGACACCGGCTCGGACTCGGACAGCGGCGGCGAAGCGGCCGCGCGGTTCCGGGAGGCTGCCTGGGACTGCACCGCgctggcggcggcgcgggcggagCCGTGCGGCG GGGGCTTTAGAAAGGATCGGTTGCAGCCTAAAGATCAGCCAAGCTTGA GGCGTGAGGCAATCGGCCGTGAGGAGGGTGACAATGAGCTCCAGACGACTCCAGAGTTCAGAGCACACGTTGCAAAGAAACTGGGAACCATGCTAGACAG TGTCATCACTGTCTTGAAGGATTCATCAGGACCATCACAGACTTGGTTGGCACAGTCTGACTCTGAAGATGATG GTTTCCgcctcttttcttcctctgtccCTGGAGACTGTGGGAAGCCGGAGCCTTGCCCTGCagcaaggaggaggaggccaGTTAGCTCCAG TGACACAGACAGTGAGCAAGAATGGCAAAGGTGCCAGGAGGCTGCCGTGTCAGCTGCAGATATTCTGAAGCAAAGTGCTTTCCCTGCATGGTCCCAGGGCTCCAGCCAGGATCAGAGTCAGAGTTATGTGGAACCCaatcagaaaaagaagaagaagaagaagaagaagaaaatgaggaGAGACAATAATATTCAAGAGAAAATAATAGACCCAGCAGAGTGTGACCAGATCTGCAAAGATTTGCCTCGGTTGGTGTCTGCAAATGGCCAGCAGGAGAGACAGAACAGCCATCACAGAGAGAactctgtgctgccaggagctgtgaagaagaaaaagaagaagaaaaaagaatga